The Acidimicrobiales bacterium sequence GGTCGGCCGGCGACTCGCGGCCCGCCGCGAGGAGAAGGCCGCGCAGCTCGAACCGGCACCGGCCTGAGCCTTCGCCCCGCCGTCACCTGAGGTCTCGGCCGTGGGATGGCTCGTCGTCGACGGCACTGCGGTCGCCCCGCTCGAAATGGCCGAGACGCGCGCCGAGCGGCGGCGAGGGCTCCTGGGGCGCGAGGGGATCGAGGGTGCGATGCTCCTGCGCCCCGCCCGTTCGGTCCACACGATCGGGATGCGGTTCGCGATCGACGTCGCCCATCTCGACGCGGACATGGTCGTGATCTCGCTCGTCACGATGGTGCCGTGGCGCGTCGGACGCTGGCGGCGGCATGCTCATCAGGTGATCGAAGCCGACGCAGGGGCGATGCAACGCTGGGGCATCGCGCCGGGTGTGCGGGTGGAGGTGACCGCGTGAGCGGGGCGCTCGTGCTCGTGGCCACGCCGATCGGCAACCTCGGCGACCTCGCCCCGCGGGCCGTGGAGGCGTTGCGTTCCGCCGCGTTGATCTGTTGTGAGGACACCCGACGGACGGGTCGACTGCTCGCCCACGCCGGGGTCTCGGGGGTGCGGCTGCGGCGGGTGGACGAACACACCGAGGCCGGTGCCGTCGACGAGGTGGTCGCCCTGCTGGCCGGTGGGGACGACGTGGCCCTCGTGTCGGACGCGGGAACCCCCGGTGTCTCCGACCCCGGGGCCCGACTCGTGAGCGCCGTGCTCGCGGCCGGCCACGAGGTCACGACGGTGCCAGGCCCGGTTGCCGGCATCGCCGCCCTCGTGGCGAGCGGATTCGCGACCGACCGTTTCGTGTTCGAAGGATTCCTGCCCCGCAAGGGCGGCGAACGGGCGCGGCGCCTCGACGAGATCGTGGCGGAGGAGCGCACGGTCGTCCTCTACGAGTCGCCGAAGCGTCTGGGCGCGACGCTGCGCGATCTGGCCGTCGCGGCTGGGGTAGCTCGGCGGGCGGTCGTCGCCCGGGAGATCACGAAGCTCCACGAGGAGTTCGTGCGGGGCACCCTCGGCGAACTGCGGGACCGCTACGACACCGCCCCCAAGGGCGAGGTCGTGATCGTCATCGAGGGGGCCGCCCCGGCGGCCCCGGCGTCGGACGACGAGATCGTCGAGGCGCTGACGGCCCGACTCGACGCCGGTGCGACCGTGCGCGACGCCGTCGACGAGGTCGCGGCGCGGTTGGCCGTTTCCCGCCGCCGCACCTACGACCTGGCGTTGGCCGTGCGCGACGGCACCGACCCGCCGCGGTAACGGCGCGCCAACGGGGCGCCCGTCGACCGTGCGTCGTGGACCGCCCGGTGGCTACCGTCGCGGGGACGTGATCCGGGAGGTCGGTGTGTCAGCGGAGCAGACGGTGTCGGTCGCGACCGACCGGGACATCCGCGACTTCGGCCCGACGCATCGCGTGGTCACGATCGGGCGCGGCGAGCCCAACGACGTGCAGGTGGACCACGATCTCGTGTCCCGGTTCCATTGCGAACTCCGCTTCACGCCCGAGGAGGGGTGGCGGCTGGTCGACGTGGGCAGCCGGAACGGCACCCTCGCGGCGGGTCGCCCACTCGACAGCGTGCTGATCCGGGACCGGACCGTGGTCGCCCTCGGTGGGGGTGACGGGCCGAAGATCACGATCGATCTCACGGACGCGGCGCCGGAACGCGTTGACGAGGTCGGCGCGAAGTTGGGGACCCATCTCGTCGCCGACGAGGAGGTCGTGACCATCGGCCGCGACCCCGCGAACCGGATCGTGGTCGACGACCTCATGGTGTCGCGGCGCCATGCGGAGTTGCGGACCGGCTCCGACGGCAGTCGCGTGCTCGTCGACCTCGCGAGCCACAACGGCACCTATGTCAACGGGGCGCGGATCACCCGGGCGGCCGTGCGGGACCACGACTTGCTGACCGTCGGGAGCCATCTCTTCCGGGTGACGACGAGCGGTCTCGAGGAGTACGTCGACGACGGCGCGGTCGTGTTCCACGCATCCGACATCGTCGTGCGGCGGGGGCGGAAGACGATCGTGGACCGTGTGTCGATCTCACTGGACGAACGGTCGTTCATGGCGATCGTCGGTCCGTCCGGCGCCGGCAAGTCGACCTTCGCCACGGCGCTCGCCGGGCTGCGTCGTCCGGCCGGCGGCACCGTGCTCTACGGCGGTCTGGACCTCCACGACAACTATGACGCGCTGAAGCACCGGATCGGCTTCG is a genomic window containing:
- the rsmI gene encoding 16S rRNA (cytidine(1402)-2'-O)-methyltransferase; translated protein: MSGALVLVATPIGNLGDLAPRAVEALRSAALICCEDTRRTGRLLAHAGVSGVRLRRVDEHTEAGAVDEVVALLAGGDDVALVSDAGTPGVSDPGARLVSAVLAAGHEVTTVPGPVAGIAALVASGFATDRFVFEGFLPRKGGERARRLDEIVAEERTVVLYESPKRLGATLRDLAVAAGVARRAVVAREITKLHEEFVRGTLGELRDRYDTAPKGEVVIVIEGAAPAAPASDDEIVEALTARLDAGATVRDAVDEVAARLAVSRRRTYDLALAVRDGTDPPR
- a CDS encoding DUF192 domain-containing protein — protein: MGWLVVDGTAVAPLEMAETRAERRRGLLGREGIEGAMLLRPARSVHTIGMRFAIDVAHLDADMVVISLVTMVPWRVGRWRRHAHQVIEADAGAMQRWGIAPGVRVEVTA